TCTAAACCTTCTTCTTCAAAGAAACCTCTTTGCTTTGCCCAAAGCAACGCAAGACAATCAAGCAAAGGAATATAACCGAGTTGTAATTGAGTCTTTTCTAATCTGCTCATTTATTCATCCTTTAGTTGATTGCCAAGTAATTTTTGAGCGTCAAGTAAACGCCGTGCCATTTCTCCAATTGTAATGCGGTGGCTCATCGCATTTTTTCTAAGAAGCTGAAATGCAGTTTCTTCAGGTAGGCCATGCAGTTGCATCAGTAGCACTTTGGCTTTTTCGACATCCTTGCGGTCAGCAAGTTTGGTTTGAGCTTCTTTTAAATCACCTTCGAGTTTTTTGTGCTTTTTATATTGCTCAATTGAGATTTCTAAAATGGTATGTAAGCGGGAAGGGTCGATGCCATCCACAATATATGCAGTTACTCCCGCATCGATGGCTTGTTTAATGGTGTCTTTATCAGAATTTTTGGTAAATAGAACTGTAGGCAGGTCATAACTACTGACACAACTTTCAATAATGTCACGATGGGGATGATCCATATCAAGCAAGATGACATCAGCTTGTAAATGCTCCAGGCGGAAGATATTCAAATGATCCAAAGTAAGGCATGCGACTACTTCAAAATCATTTTCAAGCAAACTTTTTCTTATATAGTCGGCTCGCGCATGATCATCATCAATAAGGGCTATTTTGAGTTTTGGCATAAGTTC
This genomic stretch from Acinetobacter pittii harbors:
- the nasT gene encoding ANTAR domain-containing response regulator, which gives rise to MPKLKIALIDDDHARADYIRKSLLENDFEVVACLTLDHLNIFRLEHLQADVILLDMDHPHRDIIESCVSSYDLPTVLFTKNSDKDTIKQAIDAGVTAYIVDGIDPSRLHTILEISIEQYKKHKKLEGDLKEAQTKLADRKDVEKAKVLLMQLHGLPEETAFQLLRKNAMSHRITIGEMARRLLDAQKLLGNQLKDE